The following are encoded together in the Flavobacterium haoranii genome:
- a CDS encoding class I SAM-dependent methyltransferase — MMKEFWNNRYAENEYAYGVEPNQFLKENLHLLTKGKILFVAEGEGRNAVFAAQNGYDVYAFDYSESAKDKALRLAKEKKVTINYNVFDVLQCSYPNDFFDAVVFIFAHFPSEIRKKAHQRIQSFLKPNGKILFEAFTKEQLNYESGGPKEITMLFSEKEIKDEFSEVSFDFINTEIIKLNEGPYHQGKGAVIRFLATKRN; from the coding sequence ATGATGAAAGAATTTTGGAATAATAGATATGCCGAAAATGAATACGCATACGGAGTTGAACCCAATCAATTTTTAAAAGAAAATTTACATTTACTAACTAAAGGCAAAATTTTATTTGTTGCTGAAGGAGAAGGACGAAACGCAGTATTTGCAGCTCAAAATGGATATGATGTTTATGCTTTTGATTATAGCGAATCGGCTAAAGATAAAGCACTACGATTGGCAAAAGAAAAAAAAGTTACTATAAATTACAATGTTTTTGATGTATTACAATGTAGTTATCCAAACGACTTTTTTGATGCAGTAGTTTTTATTTTTGCTCATTTTCCTTCTGAAATTAGAAAAAAAGCACATCAACGTATACAATCTTTCTTGAAACCAAATGGAAAAATTTTATTTGAAGCGTTTACAAAAGAACAATTAAATTATGAATCAGGTGGTCCAAAAGAGATTACTATGCTATTTTCTGAAAAAGAAATAAAAGATGAGTTTAGTGAAGTTTCATTTGATTTTATAAACACAGAAATTATCAAGTTAAATGAAGGTCCGTATCATCAAGGTAAAGGAGCTGTAATTCGATTTTTAGCTACAAAAAGAAATTAA
- a CDS encoding Tll0287-like domain-containing protein, translating into MYKFSIFSVFVFFFISCNSKQESTLQDVTQFNYNPFEAKELMEKHCYLCHSPIADEMEGRIAPPMVAIKARYIDKEGYNREEFIKYVSEFIENPTEDRALLYGAVKRFQVMPKQTFPDSAVLKIAAYMFDYKIEEPTWFKEHWQGHGNDNWEQSGKEFVSKEKEKTFADIGLEYALGTKKVLGKNLMGTIQKEGTEKALAFCNHEAIPLTDSMSVHYNAKIKRVSDKNRNPNNRANEEELIYIEQFKKDLAEKKEVKPIVVEGAEQVHFYYPIETNTMCLQCHGKSENIKPEVSKKIKELYPNDLAVGYGENEVRGIWSIVFDKK; encoded by the coding sequence GTGTATAAGTTTTCGATATTTTCAGTTTTTGTGTTTTTTTTTATTTCTTGTAACTCAAAGCAAGAATCTACTTTACAAGATGTAACTCAATTTAATTACAATCCTTTTGAAGCAAAAGAGTTAATGGAAAAACATTGCTATTTATGTCATAGTCCAATTGCAGATGAAATGGAAGGAAGAATTGCTCCGCCTATGGTTGCCATAAAAGCAAGATATATTGATAAAGAAGGCTATAATAGAGAAGAATTTATTAAGTATGTTTCAGAATTTATAGAAAATCCAACAGAAGATAGAGCACTATTATACGGTGCCGTTAAACGTTTTCAGGTAATGCCAAAACAAACTTTTCCCGATAGTGCCGTTCTTAAGATAGCGGCCTATATGTTTGATTATAAAATTGAAGAACCAACTTGGTTCAAAGAACATTGGCAAGGACATGGAAACGATAATTGGGAACAATCAGGTAAAGAATTTGTTTCCAAAGAAAAAGAAAAAACCTTTGCTGATATTGGTTTAGAATATGCTTTAGGAACCAAAAAAGTGTTAGGCAAAAACTTAATGGGAACCATTCAAAAAGAAGGAACTGAAAAAGCATTGGCGTTTTGCAATCATGAAGCGATACCTTTAACAGATAGCATGTCAGTTCATTACAATGCTAAAATTAAACGAGTTTCAGATAAAAATAGAAATCCAAATAATAGGGCAAATGAAGAAGAACTAATCTACATTGAGCAATTCAAAAAAGATTTAGCGGAGAAAAAAGAGGTTAAGCCGATTGTAGTTGAGGGAGCAGAGCAAGTACATTTTTACTATCCAATTGAGACTAACACGATGTGTTTACAATGTCATGGAAAATCTGAAAATATCAAGCCTGAAGTTTCAAAAAAAATAAAAGAATTGTATCCAAATGATTTAGCTGTTGGTTATGGTGAAAACGAAGTAAGAGGAATTTGGAGTATTGTATTTGATAAAAAATAA
- a CDS encoding cytochrome ubiquinol oxidase subunit I, protein MEEMLFYDRMQFAFTITFHYLFPQLTMGLSLMIVYFKWKFLKTNLEQYNDAAKFWMKIFALNFAMGVVTGIPMEFQFGTNWAKFSELTGGIIGQTLAMEGMFSFFLESSFLGLFLFGEKLLGHKLHFLTGFLVFLGSWMSGFLIIATHSWMQNPVGYEILENVKFVLNNFSALFTNPWLWPSYLHNQAASLVTSSFVVAGIGAFYILNKKNIEFGKLFLKTGVVFGLISSVIVAMPTGDLLAKNVVKYQPVTFAAMEGIFHTEKGGSEIVLIGQPDVQNKKLDNKIAVPNILSFLTYGNWDQEVKGLNEFPEENYPTNISGLYYGYHIMVGLGTIFIGMMFLALIQLVRKKLFETNWLLWAFMFAMPFPYIANTTGWYTAELGRQPWLVYNLLRTSEGASPTVSSGNTLFTFLGFIGLYLLLGMLFLILVGKIIRKGPQPQTH, encoded by the coding sequence ATGGAAGAAATGCTATTTTACGATAGAATGCAATTTGCATTTACTATCACATTTCACTACTTATTTCCACAGCTAACAATGGGTTTATCTTTAATGATTGTTTATTTTAAGTGGAAATTTCTAAAAACAAATCTGGAACAATATAATGATGCTGCTAAGTTTTGGATGAAAATTTTTGCCTTGAATTTTGCCATGGGTGTAGTTACAGGGATTCCAATGGAATTTCAGTTTGGAACCAATTGGGCAAAGTTTTCGGAATTAACAGGAGGAATCATCGGGCAAACTTTAGCCATGGAAGGTATGTTTTCCTTTTTCTTAGAATCGTCTTTTTTAGGTTTGTTTTTATTTGGTGAAAAATTATTAGGCCATAAACTTCATTTTTTAACCGGATTTTTAGTTTTCTTAGGTTCGTGGATGAGCGGATTTTTAATCATTGCAACGCATTCTTGGATGCAAAATCCTGTAGGTTATGAAATTTTAGAAAACGTAAAATTTGTACTCAATAATTTTAGCGCCCTCTTTACAAACCCTTGGCTTTGGCCTTCATATTTACACAATCAAGCAGCTTCACTTGTTACAAGTTCTTTTGTAGTAGCTGGAATTGGTGCATTTTATATTTTAAACAAAAAGAATATCGAGTTTGGTAAGCTTTTTCTAAAAACAGGTGTTGTTTTCGGATTGATTTCTTCTGTTATAGTAGCTATGCCAACAGGTGATTTGTTAGCTAAAAATGTAGTAAAATATCAGCCTGTTACTTTTGCAGCTATGGAAGGAATTTTTCATACCGAAAAAGGTGGTTCTGAAATTGTATTAATTGGTCAACCCGATGTTCAAAATAAAAAATTAGACAACAAAATTGCTGTTCCTAATATCTTGAGCTTTTTAACGTATGGAAATTGGGACCAAGAAGTTAAAGGTTTAAATGAATTTCCGGAAGAGAATTATCCAACCAATATTTCGGGTTTGTATTACGGATATCATATTATGGTTGGTTTAGGAACTATCTTCATCGGAATGATGTTTTTAGCTTTGATACAATTAGTTCGTAAAAAGTTATTTGAAACCAATTGGTTATTGTGGGCGTTTATGTTTGCCATGCCTTTTCCATATATTGCAAATACCACCGGATGGTACACTGCCGAATTAGGTCGCCAACCTTGGCTAGTCTACAATTTATTACGAACTTCTGAAGGAGCTTCGCCAACAGTTTCTTCAGGAAACACATTGTTTACATTCTTAGGTTTTATTGGTTTATACCTTTTATTGGGAATGTTGTTTTTAATTTTAGTTGGAAAAATAATTAGAAAAGGTCCGCAGCCTCAAACACACTAA
- a CDS encoding thioredoxin family protein, whose protein sequence is MDNALQKIINNEIPTLVEFINSNCEPCAMIEPTLQQVKNLIGKRLSIFVVNIDDVPIVADEFSISSAPMLALFQSGDMVWKTPNVLSKQEIIEKVLNSI, encoded by the coding sequence ATGGATAATGCACTACAAAAAATCATTAATAATGAAATACCAACATTAGTTGAATTCATAAACTCAAATTGTGAGCCATGTGCCATGATTGAGCCTACATTACAACAAGTTAAAAATTTAATAGGCAAACGTTTAAGTATTTTTGTAGTAAATATCGATGACGTTCCTATTGTAGCTGATGAGTTTTCAATTTCAAGCGCGCCGATGTTAGCATTGTTCCAGAGTGGAGATATGGTTTGGAAAACTCCAAACGTATTATCAAAACAAGAAATTATAGAAAAAGTGCTCAATTCAATTTAA
- a CDS encoding DUF6132 family protein codes for MKKKAYIITGIGVVVGLIAGYAYYYYVGCASGTCAITSKPLNSTLYGGLMGGLLFNMLVTSPKKER; via the coding sequence ATGAAAAAGAAAGCATATATTATTACAGGAATAGGTGTTGTTGTTGGTTTAATTGCGGGTTATGCATATTACTATTATGTAGGTTGTGCATCGGGAACATGTGCCATTACATCGAAACCTTTAAATAGTACACTTTATGGTGGTTTAATGGGAGGCTTATTGTTTAATATGTTGGTTACTTCTCCCAAAAAAGAAAGATAA
- a CDS encoding MBOAT family O-acyltransferase: MNSIVQFFQNLTWDTVCSWFLFDPKNPLLFNSALFLGLFIVFYAIYIASKKTHYFRITYVVLFSLFFYYKSSGVYFWLLIFSSVVDYSLSRLIFVEPIKFYRKFYLILSLLINLGLLAYFKYTNFFIDNFNKLFSEDVAFQDIILPVGISFYTFQTLSYTIDVYRKELEPTKSFIDFLFFVSFFPQLVAGPIVRASDFIPQIYQKLNLTKEDFNKALFLIIGGLLKKAVISDYISVNFVDRVFDAPTSYTAFENLMASYGYAIQIYCDFSGYSDMAIGLALLMGFTLPPNFLTPYKSASITEFWRRWHISLSSWLRDYLYISMGGNRKGKIRTYFNLFMTMLLGGLWHGANWKFVFWGVLHGLALAVERFFQTRIKLPKNALIKGIQIFLTFHFVVFCWLFFRAKDFETVFVMLHNISNIKWNWNQIQTIILGYKNVFLLMLFGYIWHFIPSKFTRLNENYFGKLSWVIQAIILGFVFWIVYATAAEGTQPFIYFQF; the protein is encoded by the coding sequence ATGAATAGTATTGTTCAATTTTTCCAAAATTTAACTTGGGATACCGTTTGTTCATGGTTTTTATTTGATCCTAAAAATCCATTGTTATTTAACAGTGCGTTGTTTTTAGGATTATTTATAGTTTTTTATGCTATTTACATAGCGAGTAAAAAAACACATTATTTCCGCATTACATATGTGGTCTTATTTTCGTTGTTTTTTTATTATAAATCAAGTGGTGTTTATTTTTGGTTACTTATTTTTTCATCAGTAGTTGATTATTCATTATCGCGATTAATCTTTGTCGAACCAATAAAATTTTACAGGAAATTCTATTTAATCTTAAGTTTATTAATCAATTTAGGATTATTGGCTTATTTTAAATACACCAATTTCTTTATCGATAACTTCAATAAGCTTTTTAGTGAAGATGTGGCTTTTCAAGATATAATACTTCCAGTTGGAATTTCGTTTTATACTTTTCAAACCTTGAGTTATACGATTGATGTTTATCGAAAAGAATTAGAACCAACGAAGAGTTTTATCGACTTTTTATTTTTCGTTTCTTTTTTTCCGCAATTAGTAGCTGGACCCATTGTAAGAGCAAGTGATTTTATACCGCAGATTTATCAAAAATTAAATTTAACAAAAGAAGATTTTAATAAAGCTTTATTCTTAATCATTGGTGGATTATTAAAGAAAGCTGTAATATCCGATTATATTTCGGTAAACTTTGTCGATCGAGTTTTTGATGCACCAACAAGTTATACAGCATTCGAAAATTTAATGGCTTCTTATGGTTATGCTATCCAAATTTATTGCGACTTTTCAGGATATTCCGATATGGCAATTGGTTTAGCTTTATTAATGGGTTTTACTTTACCTCCCAATTTTTTAACGCCTTATAAATCGGCTTCAATTACCGAGTTTTGGAGAAGATGGCATATTTCCTTATCGAGTTGGTTACGCGATTACTTATACATTTCAATGGGTGGAAATCGCAAAGGGAAAATTAGAACTTATTTCAATTTATTCATGACAATGTTATTAGGTGGATTATGGCATGGAGCCAATTGGAAATTTGTTTTTTGGGGCGTTTTACACGGTTTAGCTTTAGCTGTTGAACGCTTTTTTCAAACAAGAATTAAATTGCCGAAAAATGCACTTATTAAAGGAATTCAAATATTTTTAACCTTTCACTTCGTTGTTTTTTGTTGGTTATTTTTCCGTGCTAAAGATTTTGAAACCGTTTTTGTAATGTTACATAATATTTCAAATATTAAATGGAATTGGAACCAAATTCAAACGATAATATTAGGATACAAAAATGTATTTTTATTGATGTTGTTCGGATATATTTGGCATTTTATACCAAGTAAGTTTACTCGTTTAAATGAAAATTACTTTGGAAAGTTATCTTGGGTTATACAAGCTATAATCTTAGGTTTTGTATTTTGGATTGTTTATGCAACAGCTGCCGAAGGAACACAACCGTTTATTTACTTTCAGTTTTAG
- the cydB gene encoding cytochrome d ubiquinol oxidase subunit II, producing MEYFWYIVLVAMLAVYVVLDGYDFGAGIIHLFFAKEEKDKKAITNAIGPFWDANEVWLIAAGGVLFFAFPTLYASSFSGFYLPLMMVLWLLIFRAVGLELRGQIHHPLWEAIWDKAFGIASLLLALFFGAALGNVVRGVNLGMVQNGISTHEPHYFFLPLWNESFSPQAEHQGIIDWFTLMLGIIAVVALTIHGANWIIFKTNSDLNSKLKNVVFKLNFVLLALVILSLFIWHIIEPQPFHNFIKYPFLWVLPIITFIGIFGLFKVRTFKKDGYGFIFSSLFLVGGLASTVASIFPKLLPSTNAINPSLTVENVATHEYGLSVGMSWFFIAVVLVAIYFTIQYRVFKGKMDDIGYGEH from the coding sequence ATGGAATATTTTTGGTATATTGTACTAGTTGCTATGTTAGCCGTTTATGTCGTTTTAGACGGTTACGATTTTGGAGCAGGTATCATTCACTTATTTTTTGCAAAAGAAGAAAAAGATAAAAAGGCAATAACAAATGCAATTGGTCCATTTTGGGATGCTAATGAAGTTTGGTTGATTGCAGCCGGAGGCGTTTTGTTTTTTGCTTTTCCCACTTTATATGCGTCGTCTTTTAGCGGATTTTATCTGCCTTTAATGATGGTATTATGGTTGCTCATTTTTAGAGCAGTCGGATTGGAATTGCGCGGACAAATTCATCATCCATTGTGGGAAGCGATTTGGGATAAAGCTTTTGGTATTGCAAGTTTATTGTTGGCTTTATTTTTTGGAGCCGCTCTTGGGAATGTCGTTCGCGGTGTAAATTTAGGAATGGTTCAAAATGGAATTTCTACTCATGAACCTCATTATTTCTTCTTGCCATTATGGAACGAATCTTTTAGTCCACAGGCAGAACATCAGGGAATTATAGATTGGTTTACATTAATGTTAGGAATTATTGCTGTTGTTGCCTTGACAATTCATGGAGCAAACTGGATTATTTTTAAAACTAATTCCGATTTAAATTCAAAGCTAAAAAATGTAGTTTTTAAACTAAATTTTGTTTTGCTTGCTTTAGTAATTTTGTCATTATTTATATGGCATATAATTGAACCTCAACCTTTTCATAATTTTATTAAATATCCATTTCTTTGGGTTTTACCAATAATTACTTTTATTGGAATATTTGGACTTTTTAAAGTAAGAACTTTCAAAAAAGATGGTTATGGTTTTATATTTTCAAGTTTGTTTTTGGTGGGAGGATTAGCTTCAACAGTTGCCTCAATATTCCCCAAATTATTACCATCGACTAATGCTATTAATCCATCATTAACCGTTGAGAATGTCGCAACTCATGAATATGGACTGTCTGTGGGTATGAGTTGGTTTTTTATTGCTGTAGTTTTAGTAGCTATTTATTTCACCATACAATATCGTGTTTTTAAAGGGAAAATGGATGATATTGGTTACGGAGAACATTAA